The nucleotide window TGGTAGTAACGTTGTAGAATTCCAACCCCTTTGGTTTTgataaatgtaatttactcttacGTGATGGAATTCAATTCTTTGAAACTCTATATGTAATCAATGGAGAAATTTTATTCTATCATCTTTTTTCCAgctttattttatctttcatgtACTTAAGCTTATGATTATGTCACAagttttaaggtaatttttacCTGTGGAGGAAACTGTACATGCGGTAAATAATAATTCCTATGGACATATAATGCATGAGTTAATTTTAATTCGGCAAACTTTAACTAGTCTTGCTACTTTCACTTGAATTGATGTGAGATGTATTAAGCATTTTGTTGATTTGTCATCGGCATCTATTCCTTTGCCTTTTTCCCTTTATCCCAGCCGCAAAATTTCAGTTTGATGTTAACCTGACTTCCACAGTCATTTTCTGGTGCATTTTGTTTATGTAACGCTACTGGTTCATGAACATTTAAACGTTTAAGCAACcatttttgaagaaattaaagacaaatatataAGTTGACTATTACTGTTTAATACACTCGAACTCCGGTGATTAGTATTGTCTTTGCCATGATCGACGGTTAGATGGCTATCTAGAAATCGCAGGCACACATTCGCCTTTTATTTAAACTGCCATGCATCCAATTGTACAGGGAAGGATTTGTAGCAATGGTTATCTAATTTAATTGTGCAGATGACTTGAATGCTCCAAGCAATACTATATTTAGGTActtccaaattacaaacattaaTTAACTCCTAAGTCAAGGAGTGGCCAATCAACGAGATCCAATCGGGGGGAATTTTTCTTCGgtataaaaattgttttgaaagtCGGCCACTTTGTATCTTTCATGGCATGGCTACATGGTGAATCTGTTACGACACTTCTAATTGGCTTGGTGCTCCCTGTGGTACGTCTTTTCTCAATTCTAAGACATCATAGTCTGTCAATGATGTCCCATTTCTTGATGTTACACTTGTGGTTTTCAGCATCTTACCCTCACTCAATCGTATTAATTGTAAATCAAGTGTCCCAATGACTATCTACTCCCCATTGTTCATCGTGATAAATCCTTTCATCTCCATACTTATTCAAATGCTTACTAGGCTTCCAATATTTCCACTGCCAATCTATCATTGGCGGTTGCATTTTTCTTAGTGGTAACTTTGTTTGCCACATAGCCAAGAAATAAGTTATTGTGTTCTGATCTAGTGGGAGACAGAGTGTCGTATCCTTGGTTACGTTGTTGATTTTAAGTGATTCTGTTATTTTCTGCGTGAGCATGACATTTTTTTCCATTCACTTTTACTTTGTAATAATCAATCTACTCTCAACATGGTCagctatttttttttcaaaacttgctTTCGACATATCAATATTGATGTGCACTTTATTTGTAAGTTGGCTGCTCGTGAGATTCTTTGCCGTAGGCATGTTCCTACAACTTCAGGATGCAAATATATCTACCAATGGACTATCACGCGAGCACTTTCCTTCTGGCTCTAATGGCAACACCATATGAGCTCCAGCTGCATCTGCAATTCGTTATTTGGTTATTTTTGAACTCTAATCAACTATCTTTTCTTCCAGCTGGATCGTAACAAggttatcttattttatttcaaatatatttccCTTAAGCACTTGTTTCCAATTTAATCAAGAGGTCTTATAAAATTTGCTTCCAAAACAACTATTTGTTTCCTATTCAATTACGGAGTTTGTCGAACTTGATATCCAAGAAAAcctgtttttaaatttatcagaGGTACCCTTATTTGTTTTCTCTTCGATCTTTTGCCAAACCATCTCTCCGAGAAAACAAACACTTTCATCATCAAACAAAACCACAATCCCTGTTTCTTAGAGCCAGAATGCTTAGCGATCTTTTCATATTAGCGGCCGTAAAGGCCAAAGATGCAGCCGAAGAGTTCCTCAAACTCAACAACATAGATATGGCGATCAGGTCTCTCACAGCAGCCAAAGAGTTCAATCCGGAATTACCTAACATCGATGAGTACTTCATGGCTTATCAAGTGCACGAAATGGCGGCCAAGAAAAGCACCTGGTACGAGTTTGTTTCTTTGAGTGACGTCCAGGTAGATTCAACCGTGATCAAGAAACAATACAAGAAAATGGCTCTTAAGTTGCACCCGGACAAGAATCATTCTGTAGCTGCAGAGGAGGCTTTCTTACTCATTCAATCTGCTTTCGAAGTTTTGATAGATCCTGCAAAAAGACAAGTCTACGATAGTAGCTTGTGCTCCAAGAAACGCCCTCATATGTCACCGCACACCGCTTCTGGTTCTTCTAAATATTCTAAACCGTCAAAGCCTACAAGTGAAGAAGCGAACTCCAGTCAGTCTCGGCCTCGAGAGGCAGCTGATCGTTCTTCATCTGGATTTGGAAGAACATTTTCATCTGAGTTCAGAAGAACATCTTCATCTGGGTTCGGAAGCACAAAGACCAAAGAAACTTGCAGTTGCCGTGGAGGGTGCAATTTACGAAACGTCAGAATTAAAATGGTTCTCCAAGGTAATGGGACCAGAAAGATTGTTGTTTCTCGTAATGGTGAAGTTATAATTCAAACCCCTTTGGCTTTGTAATGGACTTTGATTAATGTAATTCACTATTATGTAATGGAATTCAATTCTTTGAAAACTCTCTCTGTAATCATTGGAGAAATTTTACTCTATCATCTTTTTccagttttattttatgttttatataccTAAACTAATGATCATATTACTagttttaaggtaatttttacCTGTGGAGGATGTTAGCAAACTAGAATAGTGAAGTTGTAACTTGCTTACTGTTTTTTGGttaaacattttatatttgattaagtcACTTTAGTTGGAGTAAGTAAGATGTGTGGCTTATCTTAAACTAAGGaacttttgtatataaagtATGGCTTCTTTGTACTTGTCTTCTTGTATAAgtatccttaattaatgaagCAAAAAATCTTCCgaaaatttatctttcttcagctctctttctttcatctttaagCAAAAACTTGCTCCCATGTTTTTCTGAAGCTTGCTGTAACCTTGCTGCCCAACTTTCTGGAAACTTGCTGAAATCTTGCATATTCAAAATTCAGTAAGGTATGTTTTCAGTCTGCTTCAAAtctaacatggtatcagagctttgaGATCTTAAGGGGTGTATGAACTtgtccgaaaaaaaaaaaaccagtctTAAAACCATTTACTCAATTATTTCTCCATGGCATCCATGTCTTTTTCTATGTCACCACCAATATACAATGGTGAGAATTATCACATATGGGCAGTAAAAATGAAGGCATTCTTGAGAGGTTTAGGATTGTGGCAGTATGTTGAGGAGGAGAAACAACATTCTCCTTTGGGGTCAAATCCAACTTTGAACCAAATCAGAATGCATGAAGAAGAGATGACCAAGAGTCCTAGAACCTTGTCTATGATCCATCAAGCAGTAACTGATGCTGTTTTCACAAAAATTGTTTCATGTGAAACAACCAAAGAAGCTTGGGACAGGTTGAAGGAAGACTCCTTAGGAAATGAGAGGTCAAGACAAATGAATGTCTTGAACCTAAGGAGAGAGTTTGAAGTGTTGAAGATGAAGGAAGCTGAAACTGTTAAAGAATATGCTGACTGAGTGCTCAAAGTGGTGAATCAAATCAGGCTAATGGGAGAGACCCTTTCTGATCAAAGGGTTGTGGAAAAAATACTTGTCACTATTCCAGAGAGATATGAAGCTAAGATCTCTTCACTGGAAGATTCCAAAGACTTCTCTGAATTCACCTTATCTGAGGTGTTAAATGCCTTGAAAGCTCAAGACCAAAGAAGGGCATTAAGGCAGGAAGATTCAACTGAGCAAGCCTTGAGTATGAGAGTTCAAGAAAAAAACTGGACTGATTATAGCAGCAAGAAACAATTTTTTGGcagaagagatgaaaaaagagataagaaTAAGTCACAAATTGACAAGAAAGGAAAGCTTACTTTGTGTTCTCACTGTAAAAGAAAAGGTCATTCTCCTAACAATTGCTGGTTTAGGCCAAATGTAAGATGCAGGCTGTGTAATCAGCAAGGACACATTGTAAAGTGTGTAGAAACAAGCCATCAAGCCAAGGCCAGAATACTCAGCAAGCTAAAATTGCTGAAAATCAAGAAGTCTCAAATGAAAGTTTGTTTGTGGCTTCATGTCATGTTTTACAGAAGAATCAAGCACCTACAGACTGGTTGATTGACAGTGGCTGTTCAAGCCATATGACACATGATGCTTCACTTTTCACCAATCTTGACTTTGCTTTCTATTCCAAAGTCTAAATAGGAAATGAAGATTTGCTGGAGGTCAAAGGCAAAGGATCAGTCCTAGTCAAGACACCAAAAGGTACCAAACTCATACATGATGTACTTTATGTTCCAAATATAAGTCACAATTTGTTGAGTATTGgtcaaatgatgcaaaatggATATTCTCTCAACTTTGAGAATAATACATGCTTTATATTTGATAAGAATGGTCTTGAGGTCATGTCAGTGGGTATGAAAGACAATAATTTTGCTGTTAAATGGCCACTTCCAGAAGCTAATTCAGCAAACACAGTTGTTGATGAATCAAAATTGTGGCACAATAGACTAGGACACTTCAATTTTTCTGCTTTGAAAAGTATGCATGATGATGAACTAGTTCTGAATTTACCTGCCATAATTGACCCCAAAGAGTTGTGTGAAGTATATCAATTTGGGAAGCAAGCTAGGCTGCCTTTTACAAAAAGCAGTTGGAGAGCAAATGAAAAACTTCAGCTGCTACATTCTGACTTGTGTGGTCCTATGGATACCTTATTATTGAATGAAAGCAAATACATGCTAATCTTCATTGATGACCTAACTAGATATTGTTGGGGTTACTTTCTCAAGCTAAAAAGTGAAGTCCTAGACACtttcaaaagattcaaattgGAAGTGGAAAAACAATCAGcaaccaaaatcaaaattctgAGAACTGACAATAGAGGTGAGTACACCTCTCATGCATTTGCTGATTACTGTAGAAATGAAGGAATTATCCATCAACTTACCACTCCTTATacccctcaacaaaatggggttaGTGAAAGGAAGAATAGATCAATAATGGAAATGGCAAGATGCTTGTTATTTGAAAAAAGGCTGCTAAAAAGGTTTTGGGCAGAAGCTGCCAATACAACCATATATCTACTGAATATGCTGCCTTCCAAAGCATTAGATAATGCTACTCATTTTGAAAAATGGCATGGAAGAAAAGCATCAGTGGATCATCTAAAAACCTTTGGTTATATCTGCTATGTCCTTGTTCCACAAGAGAAAAGATCAAAGCTGGATTCCAAGACTGACATTGGAATTTTTATTGGCTATAGTTCAGTCTCAAAAGGGTACAAAATATTTCTTCCTCAAACTTCAAGTGTAGTGGTTAGtagaaatgttaaatttgatgaaGCAAAGTCTTGGAGCTGGGAAAATAATTTAGATGATCATTCTCAGCCCATAACTTCTTCAGAATCAGTTTCCAAACCTGAAAGTTTGTTGCATGAAAGTAACAATGATGAGATAGTTCCTGCTTCAAGAATGAGATCACTTGATGACATTTATAGGAGGTGTAATTTAGTTCTGAAAGAACCAGAGAACTTTGAAGAAGCATCCTCAAATAATGAATGGTTAAATGCCATGAAGGAGGAATTGAATATGATCACAAAAAATGGAACCTAGAGCTTAGTGGAAAAACCTGCAGGCCACAAACCAATTGGAGTTAAATGGATTTTCAGAACAAAACTGAAACCTGATGGTTCAGTCAACAAACTCAAGGCCAGATTGGTGGTTAAAGGGTATATGCAACAACCTGGGACTGATTTCTCTGAAACCTTTGCTCCTGTAGCAAGGTATGACACAATTAGGCTTTTAATAGCCTTATCAACTAAAGCAGGCTGGAAAATACATCATTTTGATGTCAAATCAGCCTTCTTGAATGGAATTCTGGATGAGGAAATTTATGTTCATCAACCTGAAGGCTTTGTAATTCCAGGAAAGGAAGAATGTGTTTATAGGTTACACAAGGCTCTTTATGGGCTTAAGCAAGCTCCTAAGGCTTGGTATAGTAGAATACATGGTCACTTACTAAGCCTAGGATTTGTATGCAATCAAAATGAACCTACC belongs to Mangifera indica cultivar Alphonso chromosome 2, CATAS_Mindica_2.1, whole genome shotgun sequence and includes:
- the LOC123208688 gene encoding dnaJ homolog subfamily B member 8-like, translating into MLSDLFILAAVKAKDAAEEFLKLNNIDMAIRSLTAAKEFNPELPNIDEYFMAYQVHEMAAKKSTWYEFVSLSDVQVDSTVIKKQYKKMALKLHPDKNHSVAAEEAFLLIQSAFEVLIDPAKRQVYDSSLCSKKRPHMSPHTASGSSKYSKPSKPTSEEANSSQSRPREAADRSSSGFGRTFSSEFRRTSSSGFGSTKTKETCSCRGGCNLRNVRIKMVLQGNGTRKIVVSRNGEVIIQTPLAL